One window of the Chitinophaga niabensis genome contains the following:
- a CDS encoding TlpA family protein disulfide reductase yields MISCFRKLLSIIFLLVSVSTFANDSSYVKFNFVDSLSTGKFGITIYDGIQEHRINPQNIRAWHGELFAPYGLIVIAYEATDTNFIVRKAFFEKGSSEVFLIASPIAGQHYSIDERSSINIIPYSKMGGAAYDAFTKEKIDAFNTFYHKNKNSLGRDTLLVKRAFALADSVRLKKMEFIRQFPELYISFFAFATEGFAKANDLSPKELMEFYNTVLPDKFKKSKAGDHLAGIIRNKIALTSKNNFPDFSVVDMNGNKIELSKLRGNYVLIQFWASWCIPCIAEVPDLKKINDKYGSSAFKLISFSIDKSLSSCRKAIEKNGMNWAQVMGDDRLYNSLGYVSIPQLYLIDKTGRTIYNSKTINDTDLTLLKKLLSEHLGQ; encoded by the coding sequence ATGATATCCTGTTTTAGAAAGCTACTCTCCATCATTTTTCTTTTAGTCAGTGTTTCAACCTTTGCAAATGATTCCTCCTATGTCAAATTCAACTTTGTTGATTCGTTATCCACCGGAAAATTCGGGATCACAATCTATGACGGCATTCAGGAACATCGTATAAACCCTCAAAATATAAGGGCCTGGCATGGGGAACTATTCGCTCCGTATGGACTTATTGTCATAGCCTACGAAGCTACAGATACCAACTTTATTGTAAGGAAGGCTTTTTTTGAAAAAGGCTCCTCGGAAGTATTCCTGATCGCTTCTCCCATAGCGGGACAGCACTATTCCATTGATGAAAGATCATCCATAAATATTATCCCATACAGTAAAATGGGAGGAGCTGCATATGATGCATTCACAAAGGAAAAAATTGATGCCTTTAATACTTTCTATCATAAGAACAAAAATAGTCTCGGGAGAGACACCCTTCTTGTCAAAAGGGCCTTTGCGTTGGCAGACTCGGTAAGGCTTAAGAAAATGGAATTTATCAGGCAATTCCCGGAACTGTACATATCATTCTTCGCCTTTGCAACCGAAGGTTTTGCGAAAGCAAACGACCTGAGCCCAAAAGAGCTGATGGAATTTTATAACACGGTGCTCCCGGATAAATTTAAAAAGTCTAAAGCAGGCGATCATCTTGCTGGAATTATCCGGAACAAGATAGCGCTGACCTCCAAAAATAACTTTCCTGATTTTTCGGTCGTAGATATGAATGGCAACAAGATTGAACTGTCAAAGCTCAGAGGGAACTATGTGCTGATACAATTCTGGGCTTCCTGGTGTATCCCCTGTATAGCAGAAGTGCCGGATCTGAAGAAAATAAATGATAAATATGGTAGCTCGGCGTTCAAGCTTATTTCCTTCAGTATCGACAAGAGCCTTTCATCCTGCCGGAAAGCTATTGAGAAAAATGGAATGAACTGGGCGCAGGTAATGGGGGACGATCGCCTCTATAATTCGCTGGGGTACGTCTCAATACCTCAACTTTACCTGATAGACAAAACCGGGCGCACTATTTACAATAGCAAAACAATAAACGATACTGATCTAACGCTATTGAAGAAATTGCTTTCCGAGCATCTCGGTCAGTAA
- a CDS encoding sensor histidine kinase yields MFKQYIGWKFTLISVAVVIIVTTIWFVNSLTEKIQQEETKKVATWVEAYRELLQASPDANLNLVGEIITTNTTIPMILTDDHGTIIDHRNFDSSKVVGQSTFLDEQLRSFKKQHPPFIMAIDAHSNNYIYYGDSLILKQIRYYPYIQLLVVTLFIGIVLFALSSTNRATQNLVWVGMAKETAHQLGTPLSSMEAWLEILKEKEENEPLANELAKDVNRLKLISDRFSKIGSVPNLEECNLVAQIDNMVAYIRKRAPQKVTLSLQSAEQEVSAMISPPLFDWVVENLLKNALDAMEGKGSITVVIENHPAHITVDVTDTGKGIPKAFHDKIFHPGFSTKKRGWGLGLSLAKRIIQDYHKGRLSVKWSEVNKGTTFRIWLRK; encoded by the coding sequence ATGTTTAAACAGTACATTGGTTGGAAGTTTACGTTGATTTCGGTAGCAGTGGTCATTATTGTGACCACTATCTGGTTCGTCAACAGCCTTACGGAAAAAATACAGCAGGAGGAAACAAAGAAAGTAGCTACCTGGGTGGAAGCCTACCGGGAACTATTGCAGGCTTCTCCGGATGCGAACCTCAACCTGGTAGGGGAGATCATCACCACCAATACCACCATCCCCATGATCCTCACAGATGATCATGGTACCATCATTGACCACCGGAATTTTGATTCCTCTAAGGTCGTTGGCCAATCTACTTTCCTGGATGAGCAGCTGCGTTCTTTTAAGAAACAGCATCCGCCCTTTATCATGGCCATTGATGCACATTCTAACAACTATATCTATTATGGCGATTCCCTGATCCTCAAACAGATACGTTACTACCCCTACATCCAGTTACTGGTAGTGACTTTGTTCATTGGTATTGTATTATTTGCATTGTCTTCTACCAATAGGGCCACGCAAAACCTGGTATGGGTGGGTATGGCGAAGGAAACTGCCCATCAGCTGGGTACCCCTTTATCTTCCATGGAGGCCTGGTTGGAGATCCTGAAAGAAAAGGAAGAGAACGAACCCCTGGCCAATGAACTGGCCAAAGATGTGAACCGCCTGAAACTGATTTCAGACAGGTTCTCGAAAATAGGCAGTGTGCCTAACCTGGAAGAATGTAACCTCGTAGCCCAGATAGACAATATGGTGGCCTATATCCGGAAAAGGGCACCACAGAAAGTAACCCTCTCCCTGCAATCTGCTGAACAGGAAGTAAGCGCCATGATCTCACCACCGCTGTTTGACTGGGTGGTAGAGAACCTGCTGAAAAATGCACTGGATGCCATGGAAGGAAAAGGAAGTATTACCGTAGTAATAGAAAACCATCCCGCACATATAACAGTAGATGTAACGGATACCGGAAAAGGCATCCCGAAAGCCTTCCATGATAAAATTTTCCACCCCGGTTTCAGTACAAAAAAGAGAGGCTGGGGATTGGGCCTATCCCTTGCCAAACGGATCATTCAGGACTATCACAAAGGCCGTTTATCCGTGAAATGGTCAGAGGTGAATAAGGGTACAACCTTCCGGATTTGGCTGCGAAAATGA
- a CDS encoding glycosyltransferase family 2 protein has protein sequence MQVLPSVAVVILNWNGKAFLERFLPSVCASRYDNLEIYVADNASTDDSLAYVTSDFPQVKIIRNASNAGFAGGYNEALKHVQADIFVLLNQDVEVEPDWINPVIAQMQQDPLIAACQPKLRGYQDREDFEYAGAAGGWMDILGYTFCRGRILYTIETDKGQYDDPQDIFWATGAALFIRSKYFFEVGGFDPYFFAHMEEVDLCWRLQRAGYRITYCPQSVVYHVGGGSLPQGNPRKLYLNFRNNLIMLCKNLHFKEQWIILSQRHFLDLLAAFKSLVSGKPRDMMAIFRAYRDYYRWRRTEEKKLQDVFPRKRLYDLKGVFHGIMIWRYYFLNKQKFNELTQLKK, from the coding sequence TTGCAGGTATTGCCCTCGGTAGCTGTGGTTATATTAAACTGGAATGGAAAAGCTTTCCTGGAACGCTTTCTGCCATCCGTTTGTGCATCCCGGTATGACAACCTGGAGATCTATGTGGCGGATAATGCTTCTACAGACGACAGCCTGGCTTATGTAACATCTGATTTTCCGCAAGTTAAGATCATTCGTAATGCCAGCAATGCAGGTTTTGCAGGTGGTTACAACGAGGCCCTGAAACATGTGCAGGCGGATATCTTTGTTCTCCTGAACCAGGATGTGGAAGTAGAGCCGGACTGGATCAATCCCGTGATCGCGCAAATGCAGCAGGACCCGCTCATTGCAGCCTGCCAGCCTAAACTCAGGGGCTACCAGGACCGGGAAGATTTTGAATATGCCGGTGCCGCCGGCGGCTGGATGGACATCCTGGGTTATACTTTCTGCCGTGGCAGGATCCTTTACACCATTGAAACGGATAAAGGCCAGTATGACGATCCGCAGGATATTTTCTGGGCTACAGGCGCTGCACTCTTCATCCGTTCCAAATATTTCTTTGAAGTGGGTGGTTTTGATCCTTATTTCTTTGCCCATATGGAAGAAGTGGACCTTTGCTGGAGGCTGCAGCGTGCCGGCTACAGGATCACTTACTGCCCGCAATCTGTTGTTTACCACGTGGGCGGCGGCAGCCTGCCACAGGGTAATCCCCGTAAACTGTACCTGAATTTCCGCAATAACCTGATCATGCTCTGCAAAAACCTCCATTTTAAAGAGCAATGGATCATTCTTTCCCAAAGGCACTTTTTAGACCTCCTGGCGGCTTTTAAAAGTCTTGTTTCCGGCAAACCGAGAGACATGATGGCTATTTTCCGCGCTTACCGGGATTATTACCGATGGCGCCGTACGGAAGAGAAGAAACTGCAGGATGTATTTCCGCGTAAACGGTTATACGATCTGAAAGGTGTTTTTCATGGAATCATGATCTGGCGGTATTACTTCCTCAACAAGCAAAAATTTAACGAACTGACACAGCTGAAAAAGTGA
- a CDS encoding DUF6786 family protein, producing MRKCILYGALFLMACGQRIQQQEQAQQPDKKEMITRPDNFGADVAFLKEYVETVVLTDSTSKAAIAIVPAWQGRVMTSTAAGDDGRSLGWLNHDLIASEKTQAHINAYGGEDRFWLGPEGSQNSFYFAPGDPFDLAHWQVPAALDTEAFKLISKTKGAVTFERDMQLTNYKGHVFDIKATRTITLIARRDVRNYIGADLHKSVQAVAFHSANRISNTGQHKWDTAYGMPSVWILGMFVAAENNTVMIPVRNGGTVNDNYFGKVPQERLRANEKIVYFKADGKYRSKIGLKQHAGYNYLGSYDAAHKLLTIVQFTMPTTTQRYVNSSWGIQAFPFNGDAINAYNDGPPAEGQPQLGNFYELESSSPAAALKPGGSMEHYHRTIHLSGDDKHLDPIVKKVFGVTLAEIKKAL from the coding sequence ATGAGAAAATGCATCCTCTATGGCGCCCTGTTTTTGATGGCCTGCGGCCAGCGTATTCAGCAACAGGAGCAGGCCCAGCAGCCAGATAAGAAAGAAATGATCACCCGGCCCGATAATTTCGGGGCGGATGTTGCATTCCTGAAAGAATATGTGGAAACGGTGGTATTAACGGATAGTACCAGCAAAGCAGCGATTGCAATTGTACCGGCCTGGCAGGGAAGAGTGATGACCAGTACTGCAGCAGGTGATGATGGAAGAAGTCTTGGCTGGCTGAACCATGATCTGATTGCATCAGAGAAAACACAAGCTCATATTAATGCATATGGTGGTGAGGATAGATTCTGGCTGGGACCGGAAGGCAGCCAGAACAGTTTCTATTTTGCACCGGGGGATCCATTTGATCTTGCCCACTGGCAGGTACCTGCGGCATTGGATACGGAAGCATTTAAACTGATCTCCAAAACAAAGGGTGCTGTTACCTTTGAGCGGGATATGCAACTCACCAATTACAAAGGCCATGTGTTTGATATCAAAGCCACCCGAACTATTACACTCATAGCACGCAGGGATGTAAGGAATTACATTGGTGCTGATCTGCATAAAAGCGTGCAGGCAGTGGCTTTTCATTCCGCCAACCGTATCAGTAATACAGGACAGCATAAATGGGATACAGCTTATGGCATGCCATCCGTATGGATCCTGGGTATGTTTGTAGCAGCTGAAAATAATACGGTGATGATCCCTGTACGGAATGGCGGTACTGTAAATGATAATTATTTCGGGAAAGTACCGCAGGAACGTTTACGGGCAAACGAAAAGATCGTGTACTTTAAAGCAGACGGGAAATACCGTAGTAAGATAGGATTAAAGCAGCATGCCGGTTATAATTACCTGGGGAGTTATGATGCAGCACATAAGCTGCTGACTATAGTACAATTCACGATGCCTACTACCACACAGCGGTATGTGAATTCATCCTGGGGTATACAGGCATTTCCTTTTAATGGTGATGCCATTAATGCATATAACGATGGGCCTCCTGCTGAAGGCCAGCCACAGCTGGGTAATTTCTATGAACTGGAAAGCTCCTCTCCTGCTGCGGCTTTAAAACCAGGCGGTAGTATGGAACATTATCACCGCACCATTCATCTCAGCGGGGATGATAAACACCTTGATCCTATTGTGAAAAAAGTATTCGGGGTTACTTTAGCGGAGATCAAAAAAGCACTATAG